The genomic region GGCGCGTGCGAGCGGGGAGCCCATCATCACGGAGTCGGCGCCACAGGCGATCGCCTTGGGGAGGTCACCGGACCAGCCGACACCGCCGTCCGCGATCACGTGCACGTACCGCCCGCCGGACTCGTCCATGTAGTCGCGGCGAGCCGCGGCCACGTCGGCAACAGCGGTCGCCATCGGGACCTGGATGCCCAGCACGTTGCGCGTGGTGTGCGCGGCGCCGCCGCCGAAGCCCACCAGGACACCGGCCGCGCCCGTACGCATCAGGTGCAGGGCCGCCGTGTACGTGGCGCAGCCGCCGACGATGACCGGGACGTCCAGCTCGTAGATGAACTGCTTCAGGTTCAGCGGCTCGGAGGCACCGGACACGTGCTCGGCCGACACCGTCGTACCGCGGATGACGAAGATGTCGACGCCCGCGTCCACCACGGCCTTGGAGAACTGGGCGGTGCGCTGCGGGGAGAGCGCGGCCGCGGTGACCACACCCGAGTCGCGCACCTCCTTGATGCGCTGCCCGATCAGGTCCTCCTTGATGGGAGCCGCGTAGATCTCCTGGAGACGGCGGGTCGCGGTGGCCGGGTCCAGCTCCGCGATCTCGTCGAGGAGGGGCTGCGGGTCCTCGTACCTCGTCCAGAGGCCTTCGAGGTTCAGGACGCCCAGGCCGCCGAGCTCGCCGATACGGATGGCGGTGGCCGGGGAGACGACCGAGTCCATGGGGGCGGCCAGGAACGGCAGCTCGAAGCGGTAGGCGTCGATCTGCCAGGCGATCGAGACCTCCTTCGGGTCTCGCGTACGGCGGCTCGGGACGACGGCGATGTCGTCGAAGGCGTACGCCCGGCGGCCGCGCTTGCCGCGCCCGATCTCGATCTCAGTCACGTGTGTGGCCTTTCCCTCTTCGGTTCTGCGCCTCCCAGTATCACCGACACCTACGACAAGGGCGGTCCCGGAGCCTCCGGGACCGCCCTTGGACGTGCGTCCCGTGCTCCACGCGCGCGTGGAGCACGATGCCGAACTGGTGGCGACTGCTGGTGACGCCTACTGGTTGCGGCTGTAGTTCGGTGCCTCGACCGTCATCTGGATGTCGTGCGGGTGGCTCTCCTTGAGGCCCGCCGACGTGATCCGAACGAAGCGGCCCTTGGTCTCCATCTCGTCGATGGAGGCGGCGCCGACATAACCCATGGTCTGGCGCAGACCGCCGACGAGCTGGTGCAGCACGTTGGCCAGCGGGCCGCGGTAGGGCACCTGGCCCTCGATGCCCTCGGGCACGAGCTTGTCGTCGGAGGCCACCTCGGCCTGGAAGTAGCGGTCCTTCGAGTACGACCTGCCCTGGCCGCGGGACTGCATGGCACCGAGCGAGCCCATGCCGCGGTACGACTTGAACTGCTTGCCGTTGATGAAGAGCAGCTCGCCGGGCGACTCCTCGCAGCCGGCGAGGAGGCTGCCCAGCATCACCGTGTCGGCGCCGGCGGCCAGTGCCTTGCCGATGTCTCCGGAGTACTGCAGTCCGCCGTCGCCGATCACCGGGACACCGGCGGCGCGGGCCGCGAGGGCCGCTTCGTAGATGGCCGTGACCTGCGGGACACCGATGCCGGCGACCACGCGGGTGGTACAGATCGAGCCGGGGCCCACGCCGACCTTGACGCCGTCGACACCGGCGTCGATCAGGGCCTGGGCGCCGTCACGGGTGGCGACGTTCCCGCCGATCACGTCGACGCCGACGCTCGACTTGATCTTCGCCATCCAGTTGAGGGCGTTGCTGTTGTGCCCGTGCGAGGTGTCGACGATCAGGAAGTCCACACCGGCCTCGGCGAGCGCCTGCGCCCGCTCCAGCGCCTCGGGGCTCGCGCCGACCGCGGCACCCACGAGGAGACGGCCCTCGCCGTCCTTCGCCGCGTTCGGGTACTTCTCGGCCTTCACGAAGTCCTTGACCGTGATGAGGCCCTTGAGGATGCCCGCGTCGTCGACCAGCGGAAGCTTCTCGATCTTGTGGCGGCGGAGCAGCTGCATGGCGTCGTTGCCGGAGATGCCGACCTTGCCGGTGACCAGGGGCATCGGGGTCATGACCTCGCGCACCTGACGGGAGCGGTCGGTCTCGAAGGCCATGTCGCGGTTGGTGACGATGCCGAGCAGCTTCTTGTTGCCGTCGGTGACCGGTACGCCGCTGATGCGGAACTTGGCGCACAGGGCGTCGGCCTCGGCGAGCGTCGCGTCCGGGTGCACCGTGATCGGGTCGGTGACCATGCCGGACTCGGAGCGCTTCACGAGGTCGACCTGGTTGACCTGGTCCTCGATGGACAGGTTCCGGTGCAGTACGCCGACGCCGCCCTGGCGGGCCATGGCGATCGCCATGCGCGACTCGGTCACCTTGTCCATCGCCGCCGACAGCAGCGGGATGTTCACGCGCACGTTGCGGGAGATGCGGGACGAGGTGTCGACCGCGCCCGGCAGCACGTCAGAAGCGCCCGGCAGCAGCAGCACGTCGTCGTAGGTCAGCCCGAGTGTCGCGAATTTCTCGGGCACTCCGTCGACGTTTGCAGTCATGACACCTTCCCCAAATGGCCTTGATCGGTGCGGATGTCCATGCTAACGGGAAGCATGGCTCTCTCATTCCACGGTTGCGGGTGCCCCTGGGCTTCGTAGCTTCGTACGTGGAGGACGACCGCCGCGTTCATCCGGCGTGCGCCCGCCTGAGGTACGGGCCTTGGGCGGGCGGTGGACGGATCCTGCCCCCGCATCGCCGCCCCGCTCCTCGCCCGGGACGGCGGGAAAAATTTGCCGTACTGATGAGAAAGGCCACTCTGCCGACGGGAGGCTCGCACGACGAGTGACCGACCTCTGCGCACCACCGGTCCCTGCGCCCACCGGTCCCTGCGCACCGCCGATGCCTGCCCACCACCGGTCCCTGCGCACCAGCCGCCGGACCGCCCGTCGGACCGGCTCGTCCGACCACACCTCGGGCCCGTTTCGTCCGACCGCCTCGCCGCCCGACCGCTCGTCTCGCCGCCCGATCGATCGCTCGCCCGCCCGTCGGACCGGCGCCCGCCCAGGAGCCCCGGCCCCGCCCAGAAGGGGACCTACTGCTCCGCCAGAGCCCGCAAGCGGCTCAGCGCCCGGTGCTGGGCGACCCGGACCGCGCCCGGTGACATGCCCAGCATCTGGCCCGTCTCCTCAGCCGTGAGGCCTACCGCGATCCTCAGCAGGAGAAGCTCCCGCTGGTTCTCGGGGAGGTTGGCCATGAGCTTCTTGGCCCACTCGGCGTCGCTGCTGAGGAGGGCACGCTCCTCGGGGCCGAGCGAGTCGTCCGGCCGCTCGGGCATCTCGTCCGACGGCACCGCCGTCGAGCCGGGATGGCGCATCGCGGCACGCTGCAGATCGGCGACCTTGTGCGCGGCGATGGCGAAGACGAACGCTTCGAAGGGGCGCCCGGTGTCCTTGTACCGCGGCAGCGCGAGGAGCACCGCGACACAGACCTCCTGGGCCAGGTCCTCCACGAAGTGCCGTGCGTCGCCCGGCAGTCGGGACAGTCGCGTACGGCAGTAGCGCAGCGCGAGGGGGTGGACATGGGCGAGCAGGTCGTGCGTGGCCTGCTCGTCGCCGTCGACCGCGCGATGTACGAGCGCACCAATTGCCCCTTGGGCAGTGGCCGCCTCGTCGTCGCGCATCGGTCCATGGTGCCTTGGCGTCGTCCTGTCCGTGGCACCGCGTCCGTAGTTGTGCACCGAAGCGTTATGAGCAGGTGCGCCGGAACTCATCTCCTGCGCCCTCCCCTCCCGCTCGACCGACTTGTTCCCGAGGAACTCCACACCTCAAGGATGCGGCATCCGCCGGGAAACGGGGATCGCGCGCCCGAACGGCCGATTTCGATCCCCCGTCGGGTCCGGCCCCACCCGCCGCTCGGCGGGCGGGGACACCCGTACCCCCGCGGCGGTTCACCTAGCGGACCAGGCCCCATCGGAACCCGAGCGCCACCGCGTGCGCGCGGTCCGAGGCGCCGAGCTTCTTGAAGAGCCGCCGCGCGTGGGTCTTGACCGTGTCCTCGGAGAGGAACAGCTCACGGCCGATCTCCGCGTTCGACCGGCCGTGGCTCATGCCCTCCAGGACCTGAATCTCACGCGCGGTGAGCGTCGGCGCGGCGCCCATCTCGGCCGACCTCAGTCTGCGCGGCGCGAGCCGCCAGGTCGGGTCGGCGAGGGCCTGGGTGACGGTCGCACGCAGCTCCGCGCGGGAGGCGTCCTTGTGGAGATAGCCGCGGGCACCGGCGGCGACCGCGAGCGCGACACCGTCCAGGTCCTCGGCGACGGTGAGCATGATGATGCGCGCACCGGGGTCGGCGGACAGCAGCCGCCGGACCGTCTCCACGCCGCCCAGACCGGGCATGCGTACGTCCATCAGAATCAGGTCCGAACGGTCGGCACCCCAGCGGCGGAGGACTTCCTCGCCGTTGGCCGCCGTGGTCACGCGCTCTACGCCGGGCACGGTCGCCACCGCACGGCGGAGCGCCTCTCGGGCAAGCGGGGAGTCGTCGCAGACGAGGACGGATGTCATGGCCGTCCTCCGCAGCTGATGCGCGTCACCTTGAGCCTCCAGGCTGGTACGAATCGTCACCTGTGCGGTTGACGCTCTCGGACGCTTGCCCGAGCGCTTGTTCTTTCAACCGCCTCCGCACTCTCAACGACGGTCACCCGAAAGAGTTACGGGGCGGTGAGCCACGTTCGGCACTCTACGTGAGGGTGCGGACACGGTGCAGACACCCACGGTGGACCCTCAAGGTTTCACCACAACCCATGCCCCATTTAGCCGCTTTTCTTCCCATTTACTGGTGTCTGAGGCTAGATTCTCAATGAGTCATATTTTCATCTCCTTAGATCGTAGATGTACGGTCATGGGCACATAGCCGCCCAGAACGGCGACAAGGGGACAACGCAATGGCAGATTTCTCCCGCCTTCCCGGACCGAACGCGGATCTGTGGGACTGGCAGCTCCTCGCGGCCTGCCGCGGGGTCGACAGCTCGCTCTTCTTCCACCCGGAAGGCGAGCGCGGTGCGGCACGGAGCGCTCGTGAGAACTCGGCCAAGGAGGTCTGCATGAGGTGCCCGGTACGCGCGGAGTGCGCGGCGCACGCCCTGGCGGTGCGCGAGCCGTACGGCGTGTGGGGCGGCCTCACCGAGGACGAGCGCGAGGAACTCATGGGGCGGGCACGCAACCGCCTGGTCTCGGCGTCGACGTCGGCGTCCGGCGGGGGCACTCCGCCACACCACTGAAGGAACGTTTCTCCGAACGGGCACGCGCGCGTGCCCCCACTTTCCGGTGCGTAAGCGCGCTTTCGGCAGGTCATCACGTTTCCGATGTGTCAGCGCGATTCCGGCGGGCCGGCGCGATTCCAGCGGGTCAGCGCGCCGCGGCCACGGCCAGCTGATCCAGCGTGGCCGCCACCGCGGGTACCTGGGCCAGGTCCGGCAGCGTGAGCGCGACGATCTCCCGCCGCAGCGCGGGTTCGACCATCACCATGCGCGCACCCTTGGGGCGTACGGACTCGATGGCGAGCTCCGGCAGGACCGCGACCCCGAGACCCGCTCCGACCAGGCCGACCACGGCCGGGTAGTCGTCGGTCGCGAAGTCGATACGGGGCGTGAAGCCCGCGCGCTCGCAGACCTCTACCAGCTGGCCGCGGCAGCGGGGGCAACCGGCGATCCACGGCTCGTCGGCGAGTTCGCCGATGGCGACCGACCGTGCCCGGGCCAGCCGGTGCCCCGCGGGGACCAGGCCGACGAGCCGGTCCTTGAGCAGGGGCCGTACGACCAGGTCGTCCCACTCCTCGGCGCCCGCCGCGCCCTCGTGCCGGAAGGCGAGGGTCACGTCGCAGTCGCCCTCGCGCAGCATCTCGACCGAGCGGGGCGGCTCGGCCTCCTCCAGGGAGACGCGTGTGCCGGGGTGCGCGGCGCGCAGGGCGGCGAGCGCGGTCGGTACGAGCGTGGAACTGCCGCTGGGGAACGACACCAGGCGCACGCGGCCCGCGCGCAGGCCCGCGATCGCGGCGACCTCCTCCTCGGCGGCCGTCAGCCCGGCGATGATGCCCGCGGCATGCCGTACGAGAGCCTCGCCGGCCTGGGTCAGGCGCATCTCGCGGCCCGTGCGGATCAGCAGAGGGGTGCCGACGGAGGCTTCGAGGGCCTTCATCTGCTGGCTGACGGCGGGCTGGGTGCAGCCCAGTTCGCGCCCCGCCGCCGAGAAGGAGCCGGTGGCGCAGACGGCGCGCAGCACACGGAGATGGCGGGCCTCGATCATCCTCCGAGCATAAGCGAATCTTGGATGCGGCGACGAATATCGCGTAAAAGCTTTGGATCCGAGGGGATCGGATCGCCTACCGTGCCGTCATGAAGCTTCTGTCTTTGAATCTGGGCCGCCCCAAATCCGTCGACTACACGGACCAGGCGGAGGGGGTGACCGGGATCGACAAGCGGCCGGTGGACGGGCCCGTGCGGGTGTTCGCGCCCGGGCCCAAGGGGGTCGGCGCGAGTGGTCTCGCCGGGGACTCGGTGTGCGAGTTGCGGCACCACGGCGGCGATCACCAGGCCGTGTACGCCGTCGCGCGCGAGGATCTCGATGACTGGGAGCACACGCTGGGACGGCCGCTGGCCTGCGGAATGTTCGGGGAGAACCTCACGACGGAGGGGCTCGACGTGTCCGGCGCGAGGATCGGGGAGCGCTGGCGGGTCGGCTCCGGGGTCGTTCTGGAGGTCACCTCCGGGAGGATTCCCTGTCTCACCTTCCAGGGCCATCTGGGTGAGAAGGGATGGGTCAAGCGGTTCACCGAGAAGGGGGCGCCCGGTGCGTATCTGCGGGTGATCGAGCCGGGTGAGGTACGGGCGGGCGACCCGATCGAGATCGTCCACCGGCCGGACCACGAAGTGACCGTTGCCCTCCAGTTCCGCGCGGTCACGACCGAACGGGGCCTGCTGCCACAGATGCTGGAGGCGGGGGACGCGCTGCATCCGGAGACGCTGGAGAAGGCACGGACGTACGTGGAGAAGTACGGCGGGGGCACGGAGCGACCGGTCTGACGCCGCCGTCCCGGCCGGGCGAATTGGACGGGCCAGGCGGATTGGCCAGGCCTAGCGAGTTGGAAAGGCCCGGCGGGTTGGAGAGGTCCGGCGCCAAAGGGCGGCACGGTCGCGGCACTTCGGTCCGAGGCGTCCGGCACCGTCGGCCGAGCCGGGCGGCCGGGGCAGGCGGCCGGGGCAGGCGGCCGGGGCAGGCGATCCGGATACTCCGTACAAATCCCGTCGCCGTCCGCCGCGTCGCGAAGACCGGGAGATGACGGGGCAGTTCGTCGTTGTGGAGGTTGTGGGGAAGGGACAGTCGTCGCGTGTACTTTCGGGTCATTCGGCGCGCGGACAGCATGAGCCAGGTCACTAACCTTGGGCCATGACAACGGCTCTAATTACGGGATCGACCGCGGGCATCGGTGCCGCCTTCGCGCGGCGGCTGGCCTCCGACGGGCACAACCTCGTGCTGGTGGCGCGTGACACGAAACGGCTCGGCGAGCAGGCGACGGAACTGCACGACCGACACGGCATCGAGGCGGAGGTGCTCACGGCGGATCTGGCGACGGACGACGGCATCGAGGCGGTGGCCGCCCGCCTCTCGGACCGTAAGAACGCGGTCGACCTGCTGATCAACAACGCCGGCTTCGCCAACAAGGGCGTCTATCTGGACGTACCGATGGAGGACGAGCTGAAGATGCTCAAGGTGCACTGCGAGGCGGTGCTCCGGCTGACCTCGGCGGCGACCGAGGCCATGCGGGCGCGCGGGCGGGGAGGTGTCGTCAATGTGGCGTCGGTGGCCGCGTTCCTGCCGCGCGGTACGTACGGGGCGTCGAAGGCGTGGGTCGTGCAGTTCACGCAGGGTGCGGCGAAGGACCTGGCCGGCAGTGGTGTGCGGCTGATGGCGCTGTGCCCCGGGTTCGTGCGGACCGAGTTCCACGA from Streptomyces sp. NBC_00878 harbors:
- a CDS encoding sigma-70 family RNA polymerase sigma factor codes for the protein MRDDEAATAQGAIGALVHRAVDGDEQATHDLLAHVHPLALRYCRTRLSRLPGDARHFVEDLAQEVCVAVLLALPRYKDTGRPFEAFVFAIAAHKVADLQRAAMRHPGSTAVPSDEMPERPDDSLGPEERALLSSDAEWAKKLMANLPENQRELLLLRIAVGLTAEETGQMLGMSPGAVRVAQHRALSRLRALAEQ
- a CDS encoding response regulator transcription factor — encoded protein: MTSVLVCDDSPLAREALRRAVATVPGVERVTTAANGEEVLRRWGADRSDLILMDVRMPGLGGVETVRRLLSADPGARIIMLTVAEDLDGVALAVAAGARGYLHKDASRAELRATVTQALADPTWRLAPRRLRSAEMGAAPTLTAREIQVLEGMSHGRSNAEIGRELFLSEDTVKTHARRLFKKLGASDRAHAVALGFRWGLVR
- a CDS encoding WhiB family transcriptional regulator, with the protein product MADFSRLPGPNADLWDWQLLAACRGVDSSLFFHPEGERGAARSARENSAKEVCMRCPVRAECAAHALAVREPYGVWGGLTEDEREELMGRARNRLVSASTSASGGGTPPHH
- a CDS encoding SDR family oxidoreductase; protein product: MTTALITGSTAGIGAAFARRLASDGHNLVLVARDTKRLGEQATELHDRHGIEAEVLTADLATDDGIEAVAARLSDRKNAVDLLINNAGFANKGVYLDVPMEDELKMLKVHCEAVLRLTSAATEAMRARGRGGVVNVASVAAFLPRGTYGASKAWVVQFTQGAAKDLAGSGVRLMALCPGFVRTEFHERAGMGTDNIPNWMWLDADKLVTSALADLARGKSLSIPDPRYKAMMGVVKVTPRGLLGGLSSKTGRKYGPK
- a CDS encoding LysR family transcriptional regulator, yielding MIEARHLRVLRAVCATGSFSAAGRELGCTQPAVSQQMKALEASVGTPLLIRTGREMRLTQAGEALVRHAAGIIAGLTAAEEEVAAIAGLRAGRVRLVSFPSGSSTLVPTALAALRAAHPGTRVSLEEAEPPRSVEMLREGDCDVTLAFRHEGAAGAEEWDDLVVRPLLKDRLVGLVPAGHRLARARSVAIGELADEPWIAGCPRCRGQLVEVCERAGFTPRIDFATDDYPAVVGLVGAGLGVAVLPELAIESVRPKGARMVMVEPALRREIVALTLPDLAQVPAVAATLDQLAVAAAR
- a CDS encoding GuaB3 family IMP dehydrogenase-related protein; translation: MTEIEIGRGKRGRRAYAFDDIAVVPSRRTRDPKEVSIAWQIDAYRFELPFLAAPMDSVVSPATAIRIGELGGLGVLNLEGLWTRYEDPQPLLDEIAELDPATATRRLQEIYAAPIKEDLIGQRIKEVRDSGVVTAAALSPQRTAQFSKAVVDAGVDIFVIRGTTVSAEHVSGASEPLNLKQFIYELDVPVIVGGCATYTAALHLMRTGAAGVLVGFGGGAAHTTRNVLGIQVPMATAVADVAAARRDYMDESGGRYVHVIADGGVGWSGDLPKAIACGADSVMMGSPLARATDAPGRGHHWGMEAVNDELPRGKKVDLGTVGTIEEVLAGPSHTPDGSMNFFGALRRAMATTGYSELKEFQRVEVTVADSQHKR
- a CDS encoding MOSC domain-containing protein — translated: MKLLSLNLGRPKSVDYTDQAEGVTGIDKRPVDGPVRVFAPGPKGVGASGLAGDSVCELRHHGGDHQAVYAVAREDLDDWEHTLGRPLACGMFGENLTTEGLDVSGARIGERWRVGSGVVLEVTSGRIPCLTFQGHLGEKGWVKRFTEKGAPGAYLRVIEPGEVRAGDPIEIVHRPDHEVTVALQFRAVTTERGLLPQMLEAGDALHPETLEKARTYVEKYGGGTERPV
- the guaB gene encoding IMP dehydrogenase — encoded protein: MTANVDGVPEKFATLGLTYDDVLLLPGASDVLPGAVDTSSRISRNVRVNIPLLSAAMDKVTESRMAIAMARQGGVGVLHRNLSIEDQVNQVDLVKRSESGMVTDPITVHPDATLAEADALCAKFRISGVPVTDGNKKLLGIVTNRDMAFETDRSRQVREVMTPMPLVTGKVGISGNDAMQLLRRHKIEKLPLVDDAGILKGLITVKDFVKAEKYPNAAKDGEGRLLVGAAVGASPEALERAQALAEAGVDFLIVDTSHGHNSNALNWMAKIKSSVGVDVIGGNVATRDGAQALIDAGVDGVKVGVGPGSICTTRVVAGIGVPQVTAIYEAALAARAAGVPVIGDGGLQYSGDIGKALAAGADTVMLGSLLAGCEESPGELLFINGKQFKSYRGMGSLGAMQSRGQGRSYSKDRYFQAEVASDDKLVPEGIEGQVPYRGPLANVLHQLVGGLRQTMGYVGAASIDEMETKGRFVRITSAGLKESHPHDIQMTVEAPNYSRNQ